Within Methanomassiliicoccales archaeon, the genomic segment CTTGGAAAGGAGGGCGAGGGATAAGGGCATTGCCTTTGTCCAGCTGGATGGTGGGATAGGGGTGATCGCCAACGGTGCCGGTCTGACCATGTCCACCCTCGACACTCTCTCCCTCTACGGAGGAAAGGGGGGGGTGTTCCTGGACCTGGGAGGCACCGATGACGTTGCCCAGGTAGTGGAGGCCTTCAGATTGATGGTGGATGCGTCTCCAAAGGTGATACTCGTCAACATATTCGGTGGTATCACCAAATGCGATACCGTGGCAAAGGGAATCGTCCAGGCCAAGGAGTCGCTGCATATTAGTTACCCCATGGTTGCCAGGATAAAGGGGGTGAACGAGACGGAAGCAAGGAGAATACTCGAGGAAAATGGAATCTTCGCCCTGCAGGACCTCGACAGAGCCTGCAGGAAGGCAAGCGAACTGGAGGCCTCCTGATGTCAGTTCTTCTCGACGAGAGCAATAGGGTTGTGGTGCAGGGAATCACCGGGCACCAGGGCCAGTTCCATACAGAAGCCATGCTCAAATTTGGCACGAATGTTGTGGCGGGGGTAACCCCGGGAAAGGCTGGTCAGAAAGTGCACGGAGTTGAAGTGTTCGGGAGCATGACTGACGCCGTCCGGGATACTGGTGCCGATACCTCGATCCTGTTCGTCCCCGCTAGATTCGTCAAGAGTGCGGCGAAAGAAGCGATGGACTCGGGCATTCAGCTGATGGTGATCGTCTCAGAACATGTCCCGGTCCATGACAGTATTGAGATCATACAGATAGCCAAGTCCCAGGGGGTCCGCATCGTCGGTCCCAACTGTCCTGGGTTAGGGTCTCCAGGAAAGGCCAAGCTGGGGATCATGCCAAACCAGATATTCAAGGAGGGAACGGTCGGCCTTGTGTCGAGGAGCGGTACCCTCACTTACGAAGTGGTGAACGCTCTTACCGAAGCGGGGATAGGTCAGTCGACCTGCATTGGCATAGGCGGAGATCCGATCGTGGGAACTTCCTTTATCGACGTGCTGGATCTCTTTC encodes:
- the sucD gene encoding succinate--CoA ligase subunit alpha, producing the protein MSVLLDESNRVVVQGITGHQGQFHTEAMLKFGTNVVAGVTPGKAGQKVHGVEVFGSMTDAVRDTGADTSILFVPARFVKSAAKEAMDSGIQLMVIVSEHVPVHDSIEIIQIAKSQGVRIVGPNCPGLGSPGKAKLGIMPNQIFKEGTVGLVSRSGTLTYEVVNALTEAGIGQSTCIGIGGDPIVGTSFIDVLDLFQNDPGTSAVVLIGEIGGTAEEEAAEFIMKNLTKPVCAYIAGLTAPPGKRMGHAGAIISRGRGTAKSKVRALEEAGVKVANVPQEIPKLVKEILNDA